The Chiloscyllium plagiosum isolate BGI_BamShark_2017 chromosome 14, ASM401019v2, whole genome shotgun sequence genome segment AAACAggagttttggtcaagaaaaggaaGTAAGTATACGTCAGATATTGACAGCAGGGACTCGAGTGAattttagaaaagtataaaggcagtagaagcatacttaagagggaaatcaggagagcaaaagggGGATTTGAAATAGCcttagcaaatagagttaatgagaatccaaagggattctacaaataaattaaagacaaaagggaattAGGGAAAGAAGaggacccttcaaagatcagcaaggccgtcaatgtgtggaaccagaggaaatTGGTGTGATACTGAACGAGTTCATtctatcagtgttcactgtggagaagaatatggaagatatagaagatggggaaataaatagtgacagagtcatagagatgtacagcacggaaacagaccctttggtccaatttgtccatgtcgaccagatatcccaaccaaatctagccccacctgccagcacctggcccaagtgacatcttgaaaaatgtccatattacagaggaaaaggtgctgaatgtcttaaacgcataaaggtggataattccccaggacctgatcaggtgtaatctagaaccctgtgggaagtgagggaaatgattgctgggcctcttgctgagatatctgtatcatcaatagccataggtgaggtgctggaagactgaaggttggcttaCGTGGCGCCACTATTTAACAAAGGtgataaggataagccagggaaccaaagacaggtgagcctgacatcagtggtgggcaagttgttggagggaatcctgagggacaggatgtacatgtatttggaaaggcaaggagtgactagaaatagtcaacatggctctttgtgtgggaaatcatgtctcacaaactagattgagttttgtgaagtaacaaagaggattgataaggacaGAATGGTGCTTGtcatttatatggacttcaagaaggcttcGACAAGACTCGTCATattagactggttaacaaggttagatcacacagaacagagggagaactagccatttggatacagcactGACTCAATGGTATAAGAAAGACCGTGGTGGTGgaagtttgcttttcagactggagacctgtgagcagtggtgtaccacaaggatcagtggtgggtccactgtttttcatcatttttaaaaatgatttgcatgtgaatataggaggtacggttagtaagtttactagtaaattggaagtgtagtggacagcaaaaaagttacctcagagtataacgggcTCTTGATCAGACGGCCAATGGGTCGagtagcagcagatggagtttaatttagaaaagtaTGAGGTGCTGCAAGGCAAATCTGGtcaagacttatacatttaatggtgagtgttgctgaacagagactttggagggtaggtcatagtttcttgaaagtagagtcacaagtagattgGGTAGCAAAGGCTGCACTTAGTATGCTTgactttactggtcagtgcattcagtattggagttgggaggtcatgttgtggctgtacatgacattggttaggccactgttggagtattgcttCCAATTCTAGTCTTTCTGCTAgaggtaggatgttgtgaaacttgaaagggttcagaaaagatttacgaggatgttgccaggattggagggtttgagctatcgggagagattgaatgggctgggggctatttttcctggagctttggaggctgaggggtgaccttataatatcatgaggggcatggatagggtaaatagacaaagtcttttccctgggttgagggagtccataactagaaggcataggtttaaagatgaggggggaaaagatataaaagggacccaaggggcacctttttcatgcagaaggtggtgcatgtatggaatgagctgccagaggaagtggcagaggatggtacaattaaacattgaaaaagcatctggatgggtatataaaaaggaagggatttcaggaatatgggccaaatgccaacAAATGGGACCATATTTAcctaggatatctagtcagcatacatgagttagaccaaagggtgtatttctgtgttgtatatctaaCTGAATAGGGCATTGGGGAGATCACACCTATAGTACACTCAGTTATTATCCCCAAGGGACAGCAGCATCAGTGCCGTGTGGATACCACTTCTGTGTACCTCACCTACACACCTCTCTAATGCAGACTTAtagaaatatgattttttttttcttttcttggtTTGCTCTCCAGGACATTGAAAAGGAGAATTCCAGACATCATAAAATTTAATTAGCTACCACTTTGTGACAATCACTACATTTCAAACCAATGGGAGAAGAGGGCCGAGAGATTCGGTGGCATAAAAGTGCCAGGAAACTTATCTGTACAAAGTATGATGTATaatgtgtgatttatatatgctGTGATACAGTGGCTTTTAGGGTTTAAACTTTAAATCCATGGAATGTGGGTTTTGTGCTGTCTCGAAAAGGGTTTATTAATTGTAAGGTTTTCTGAAGCTATGTTTGCTAGGAAAAAGTATGAGTTTAACAGATCTTCGAGGCtaatgggaatttgtttacattgggagcgtttttttaaattcatgaacAAAGTAAACTATATATTGAATGAGGATTAAGTTAAAAGGTTCTGGAATGGTGCTTGAATTAGCTTAGGGAAACAACAAAACTTGAAGAAAATTTCTGGTTTCAGTTCCACAGAAATCCTGACTGAAGCTGGATGTATAAAACAGTTTATTCTAAAGGGGATAATTTGGAACTGTTTAAGTAATAGGTTACTTGATTGTAAGGAGTTTGAAGGTTCCAAACCATAAGTGTTCGTTAAAACCATGAAAGCTCAATTCATTGCTGAGAAAGTCGAAACTCAGCTATGAGAAGCTTCAAGGAAGAAATGATCAGATTCTCAAGACCAGGAACTGAAGCATTAGTTAAGCCCTATAGATATTATAGAGAAGGGCAGTTCTCTTTCatgtggaatccctacagtgtggaaacaggccatttggcccaacacgtcacaccgaccctccaaacagtgtcccacccagacccattccctgtcACTCCATgcttcccctgactaatatacctaacttacacatccttgaacactatgggcaatttaacatggccaattcacctaacctgaacatctttggactgcgggaagaaaccagagtatccggaggaaacccacgcagacatggggagaacatgcaaattccacgcatcgaacccgggtccctggcactgaggcagcagtgctaaccactgagccaccatgccacccatgtacTGAAAAAGGTGTGCCATTAAAATTAATCGGATTGCATTTTATCACGTTTTTTTAACGTTGTGTTAAATGTAAATAATTTGATGTATTTTGTTTCATTCTCATTTCTTTTGCTAAATAAATTTCTTATTATTGTttaaaccaaatctgcagcattgcatgcttGTGTTTCAGTTCAAGCCTacttcattaaaacaaaaaagaataaatatgatctatcaagtcaaATTTCAGTATGGATCAAACTCTACTAAAAACATTAATAGAGATCATAACATTAGATGTTCAATAGCTGGATGAGCTGCCAGGTACAGCAAAAGTTAAATCCAGCATGGTAATCTAGACATAGCAAATGAAAAAGACCTGTTTCAACTGAGCCCTCTCATAAGTCTGACTCTAGGAAACATGCTTCAATGAAGACATTAATcccaaatcaaaaaaaaaaatcttttatgaTTCCAAGATCCAAGTATTGACCATCATAATGCAAGATACCAATAATACTTGTATTATACAGCGATTTTAACACAGTAGAATACCCCAAAGAGCTTCATAGGAGTGATATTCAGCTAAAATCTTACATTAAATGATGAAGAAACATTAGTACAGATGACCAAAAGTTTGTTCaaaaagaggtaggttttaaaaaGTGTCTTAAAGGAGCAAAGAAAGAGAGTTAAAGAGttttagagaggaaattccaaagcttagggcctaggcagctgaaggcCCGGACTGAAGCAATAGAAAGAATCATACCTCACTGAGTATCACCCAAACTGGCGAGTCTGATAGGGTGGACAGACGGACAACCTCCAGTGGTCCAAACATTGGATCCACAACTCCCTCAGCGATACCATTTACAAAGAAAGCTGAAATACAAGAAAAGGATTTAAGGACCTGGTCAACCATTATTGCTTGATTGTTCAGAGTTTGGTTTACATAGGCAATTATCTACCCCATTTATCTTCGCCCAAACTGACTAGACTCTGCGGCCACCCATTAGAAATGTTTCATTGGAAAGTTATATACATTTTATGTTTTGCAATAAAAGTCTCAGCACTCGAGATCAGAAATTACTGTGTTTAAAAGTCTTACCGATTCTGATATACCCATCTTCTGTTCTCTGGTATTTGGGAGTCTTGTCTTTACCATCCAGTAAGGTCTCCTTCCATGACAGTTCTGTCTGTAAATTAGAATAAAATGTATTCAGATATATGTCATTGTTTCCAGTATTTTCCTGTTGTACCTACACTCAACTgtaacatctcaattttaaaactgaTCCTTGTTTACAATTTTCACTGTGACCTCATACCTTCCTATCTCTGTGATCTCCATCAGCCCCACAAacctgagatctctctgctctgaTAACTCTGGTGTCTTGCTCATCCCTTCAACTACTTGCCTTCCCTCCCTTCTGCAAAAAGTTCTGGCATTGCCTCCCTGAACTTCACTGCCCATTTGTTTCTCATCTGTCCTTTAAGATGGTCCTTAAACTTACCCTTTTGACATTTAAATCATCTGCCCAAATAGCTCCCTACGTGGTGCAGAGTCAAATTGTGTTTCTCGTACACTCCTTGAAATAACTTGTGATGTTTTACTTTGAGGAAAGactctgtataaatgcaaattggtGATAATGCAAGGGAGAATGTATCTTTATCCCAAGCACCCATTTGAAGCAAATGGCCCTCCAAGTGGGGTGGAGGTCTAGAAAAGTAAAGTGCTACTGATATTTATCCAGTGAGACCCAGGTTGGAAGTTGCACATGTGGATACTGGTCAGGGTGAAGGAATGATTGGGATTGTTCAACATTCCATGGCCAAACTGTCTAAAAACAGTCACATATGAAGATTGAGATTATTTAAAAACTGGTCAATTAACTCTTACATCCCACTATTCCCAATATATAATGAACAGTAGGAGGTTATTGAGCCTGTCAAACCCATTGCGTGTTTAGTTAGATAAGGTTGATTTGGTCCTgccatttacctgccttttctccatgtGATTAACCAGACAGACATTTGTTGAACTCAATCTTGAAAATTTTCAATTGATCCTCAGCAATTACAGCCTTTCGCAGATCTGAGAATTCAGATTTTCACTGCCCTATAGAAAAAGTGTTTCCTAGTTTTATCCGAATGCCCACTCTGTTATGCTGCCTTGTCCTGGAGTTATTAACCCCATACCAGACTCCCTAATTGTTTCTATAAACACTGTCAAGTGATCTCATCATTATGTACCGCTCAGTTAGATCATCCCCAAACCTTCTATTTTCAAGACAATACCAATTGAAATTGACAGGATGCGATGAGTACAGTCACACAGAGATCTGTGCTGGGGTCTCAACATATCAAAATCTGCAGCAACAAAGAGATCAAAGGCTTGCTGGCTAAATTCAATGTCATCAGCGATATGAAGGTAGGTAGAGAAACATTTTGTGAAAAAGAGAGTTGCTGGCAGAAATGAGAAGGTTGAATAAGTGGCcaaacatttggcagatggagtacaacatgggaaaacttgaatttaataaagaaacataactgcagctgctggaaatctaaaacaaacacagaatgctggaggaactcagcaggtcagggaacatctgtgggagagagaaacagagttaatgtctgagtttggtatgacttcttcaaaacacGAAGGTACTCATTTTGTCATGAATAATTAGAAAGCAGTGCATTACTTAAACAGAGAATGACTGAAGAATTTTGAGATCCAGTGGGGTTTAGATATTCCAGTGTACAAGTCAGAAATAGTATGCAGCTACAACACGTAAACAAAAAGGCTAATTGGATGCTGAGCTTTATTATGagagaaattgaatataaaagcaagaatGTTATACTTCacttgtgcaggacattggttagaccatatCTTGATTACTAAGTgccgttttggtctccttatttaaggaacaatgtAAATATAAGTGAGtttgttcagaggaggtttaccagattgatacctTAAGTGAGcaagttagaatccctacagtgtgaaagcaggccatttggcccatcaagtccacatcaccaccctgaagagcatcccacccacatccTTTCCCCTAccacggctaattcacctagcctctTAAAGGAAGAATTTTCTGGATTACAAGAAGATGGGAATGCCACTAAGCAAATTGCTTATTTGGAGGGCTAGCACAAACACAAAGGGCCAAACAGTCATCTTCTTTGCCATAACAATTTGGTGACTCTGTGCAGTTAAAACATTTGACACATGCAAAAATCCATTACATTACAGATTTTCtgaagtgtttccaaataaaagtCTTACGTCAAAAGGTAAAACTTCAACGGTGGTGTTGAACAGCTTGTCACCTGGGTGCTCGATATTGCCACTCCGAAAGAAAAACCTGAGAACAGAACAAAGAAAGGCTCGGTGTACAAGTAGGAAGGTTGTGCAGACCAGACCAAGTGACAGTTGTACTAAAGCTCAGCATTCTGGCAGTCACTTGTATGTGCCACATTGTTCTTCAAGAGAATCAGTATAAACCGCTCCAAGATCATGCAGAGGCAGCAGTAATCCAGTAAAAGACAAGAAGCCCCCTCCCTTTATTAGGAGCTCATTTTCCACTCACTATCCTTGTAGGTGCTTAAGCGCCTATTAAACAACAGTTGGGTGCCTATGTTGCAAACAGCAATAGGCTGAATTCACACACAACTTGTGTCTGGCTATCTCGGTTTCTCATTCAAAGGGACTGAAAGCAAAAGTGAGCAAGACAGACAGTGTCAGACTGCAAATAGAAGAAATGGGTTGTCAGTAATCAGTTGCTCAGTATTTTCTGACTCCAGAGAGGGTGTAATTCTTGGGATATCAGAGTTTGTGGTAAAGTTGGCATTTAACATTTATCCTCATTACTTGGAGAAGATAATGGCAAGTCTTGTTCCTTAACTTTAAATAGCATGCCCAGTGTTGGGCTTGTGTATTTATAGCTCATAGCAGATCACAGGTTGCTACCTCGCTTGATCCTGCTGACTATCCTACGTTGGAAAGAGTGCTGATTCTCAAGTTCCACTACTTCTGGGGTCACCACAACTGTTTAATCAATGCACACAAAGTACCTAATGTATTTATCTAACCCTTTTTAAACCCTTTATCTAGATAGATACAAACAATAGAAAATTGGTGTTATTAGCAGAGGGAAAAATTAGAGGTAACATGTTTCAGTAGCACTAGGGAGCAAGATTCAATGAGATGTTCCTTTGCCTTCCCTAAATTTGTGTTCTCTGATCTTCTCtatattttttttccacttttttcAGGAAGAATAGGGCAATTGATTATGAAGTCTTtcatttactgattaaaaacaacTGCTAATAGCAACTGGTGAGAGAAaataactggttttcttcaggtacttttactgcagagatagagagagacagtctGCTTCTGCTAGTCTGAAGAATCTCTGCCTTTTCTATCATTCACACATTCCAGCTGCCCAGGAACCAGAGACTGATCATCAGACTAACGATCTCTGGCATCTACAACTGCACAAAGCAATCAGCACTCTGTTAATGGCCAAATCTCAGTCTGCATACACACCTTGGTGCTATGCTTTTTTATGTCAACACCCCATTTGCTTGTGAagtaacagtgtaaacacaactcAAGGAGTTCCAGTAACCTGTTTTCAAAGTGTAGCAATTACTTTCACGATCCATGATTTAaaccacaatcaaaaataaaggaaatcaAAAGATGTAGTTTTTACAACCTACAATAAATACTTGTACTGTGTAAATCACCACAAGCTAACTTCGATTCAGCtattatttaaatgttattgcaCGTAGCAACCAAAGTAAGATCCCTtgaaaaatataaattaagcctcACAACCCAACTTGGCTATTACCCAATTCATGGTGGAATTTAGCTATGAATTTGTCTGTCTCTGGATGTGTTCAGGGTTAATCCTTCTGCAGTGCTGCTCTTGGATGTTCTGTTGCTGAAGAGTCCTTGAGTCAAATTCTTTTATACATTTTCTCCATTTCACATTTGTCGTGTGATATTATTGCTGATCCTTTAGATTCTTCCATCCAAAACACTAATTACACTTCTGAAATCCTCAAgtcttagggaggatattcctgggaatacatccagagaagttatttgggtggaactgagaaataagaaagggatgatcaccatatggggattgtattatagaccccctaatagtcagagggaaattgacaaACCAATTCGTAagggatttcagttatctgtaagaataatagggtcgttaaattggggattttaattttccaaacagattgggactgccatagtgttcagggtttagaaggagagaaatttgttaagtgtgtgctaggacattttctaattcagtaGGTGGATGttcctactggagaaggtgcaaaacttgacctactcttgagaaataggacagggcaggtgaccgaggtttcagtgggggagcactttggggtcaacgaccataattctattagtttttaaatagtgatggaaaaggatagaccagatctaaaagttgaagttctaaattggaggaaggctaattttgacagtattaagcaagaactttcaaaagctgattgggggcagatgtttgcagttaaggggacggctggaaaatgagaagccttcagaaatgagataatgagagtccagagaaagtatattcctgttagggtgaaaggaaaggctggtaggtgtagggaatgctcgatgacttgagaaattgaagttttagttaagaaaaaggaggaagcatatgtcaggtatagacagcagaaatcgagtgaatccttagaagagtataaagacagtaagaGTATacctaagagagaaatcaggagggcaaaaaggggacatgagatagctttggcaaatagggtttagaagaatccaaagagtttttagaaatacattaaggacaaaagggtaactagcgaGAGAATAGGATTCCTCAAAAATTAGCAAGGCAACCTatgtatggagccgcaggaggAGATGGGAGAAGATccgaaacgagtattttgcatcagtgcttactgtggagaaggacatggaagatatggaatatgagaaaatagatggtgacatcttgaaaaaagtccATATTATACAGGTGGTGGTGCTAgatatcttgaaacacaaaagtggataaatccccaggacccgctCAGGTGTAccctccttgaa includes the following:
- the LOC122556985 gene encoding alpha-1,3-mannosyl-glycoprotein 4-beta-N-acetylglucosaminyltransferase B-like, which codes for MLQFQAVTFMRHYASALFDVQLSLGLVCTTFLLVHRAFLCSVLRFFFRSGNIEHPGDKLFNTTVEVLPFDTELSWKETLLDGKDKTPKYQRTEDGYIRIAFFVNGIAEGVVDPMFGPLEVVRLSTLSDSPVWVILSEIFIKKAET